A stretch of DNA from Terriglobales bacterium:
CGCCATCCGCGAGGGCGGCCACACCGTGGGCGCCGGCACCATCACCGAGATCATCAAGTAGGTTGGATTATGGAAATCGCAGTGGACGGATGGCGAGCGAGTTTGGGGGCCTGGCAAGCGGTGCGAAACGTCCCGCGGGAACAGTTACCGCAACTCACGCCCGAACAACAGACAGTGGCCAGGAAGATGGGGATTCCGGAAGAGGACTACGCGCGCAGCGCCATGGCGGGCGAGCGTACGAGGGAAGCTCTCTTGCAGAAGACTCAACGGCTCGCGCACGCGCTTGGCGAGCGGATTCGGCGCTCGGGATTGGCCGTCACGGTGAATCGCGTGCTGCTTCGAACCATCGAACAGCGTTTCGATGTCCAGTTGCAGGTGAATGGTAGGACCGTGCCGCTGACGATCGAAGAGAGTATCGTCGACGACTATTTCGATAGTGGCTCTGCGTCTGCCGAGGAGAGTCTTGGCCGCATCCTGGATCGCGCTCTTGCGAGCCTGACTGCGTGAAGATCAACGAAAGGACGTTGGCTGTCTTACTCAGCAGCGAGGGGAAAGATGCTTGCGAGGCAGCGGCGTTGGGAGTCCCGGCGACCGGGATGCTGTGGGTTTATGCGGAAGACAGCGATGACATGGGGCTCTGGATCCGCGTTGGACGCGAAGACGGTGATCACTTAGCCCTGATTCGTTGGGAATATGTTCTATTGGTTGACTTTCCCGCCGGAGAGCCTAAGGCGGTAGGAATAAGGTAGACAGACCATGGCGCGCGAGATCGTGACCTTGCAGTGCAACGAATGCAAAGACAAGAACTACTCCACCACCAAGAACCGCAAGACCACGACGGAGCGGCTGGAGTTCAGCAAGTTCTGCCGCAAGTGCCGCAAGCACACGCTGCACAAGGAAGTGAAATGATTGAGGAATTGGGTAATTTGGTAATCGGGTAATTTGGGAGACCGGCATCTGACAATTCCCCAATTACTCAATTGCGCAATTACCCAATTCGAACAGGGGCGTAAGCTCAACGGTTAAACTGCCGGTCTCCAAAACCGGACTTGGGGGTTCGAATCCCTCCGCCCCTGCCAGGTTTTGTCGCGAGCCGGGAAGTGGCCGGTGCAATGAGGAAAGCGGGACCCGAGCATGGCGAAGTCAATCGCAGCGCAGATCATGGATGAAGATTCGATCGGCGGAAAGATCAAGTCCTGGCCGCAGCGCATCAAGGGCTTCTACACCGAGGTGCGGACGGAGACCAAGAAGGTCACCGCCCCCTCCTGGAAGGAAGTGAAGGCGACCACGCTGGTGGTGATCATCACCGTGTTCCTGTTCGGCGCCTACTTCTACGTGGTGGACCTGGCCCTGAGCTTCGGCCTCGACAAGGTCTTCCGGTATTTCCGGTAGCGCATGACCATGCAGGACCAAGAGAAGAACGTGGACAACGAGACCGCGGAAGTGACGGCGCCGGAGACGGCGGAAGAGACGAAGGCGGCCCCGCCGGCGGAGCCGGTGGCGGAAGCGCCGGCGGCGGCCGAGGGCGCGGCCGCGCCCGAGCCCGCCCGCAACCCCAACATGAAGTGGTACATCGTCCACACCTATTCGGGGTTCGAGCGCAAGGTGAAGGAGTCGCTGGAGAGCCGCATCCAGGCCTTCGGCCTGCAGGAGAAGATCGGGCGGGTGCTGATTCCCACCGAGCCCGTCACCGAGGTGCGCGGCGGCAAGAAGTACACCACCGAGCGCATGTTCTATCCCGGCTACGTGCTGGTGGAGATGGACATGGACGACCACGTCTGGCACGTGGTCAAGGCCACGCCGCGCGTGACCGGCTTCGTGGGAACGGGACAACAGCCCACCCCGCTGTCGGACGAAGAGGTCAACCAGATCGTCTACAAGGTGGCGGTGGGCAAGGAGCGGCCCAAGCTCAAGGTCAAGTTCGAGAAGAACGAGTCGGTGCGCATCACCGAGGGGCCCTTCGCCAGCTTCACCGGCGTGGTGGACGAGGTCAACGAGGACCGCGAGACCCTGAAGGTGATGGTCACCATCTTCGGGCGGTCGACCCCGGTGGAGTTGGAGTTTGGACAGGTCGAGAAAGTGGCCTGAGCAAGGTTTCAAGGTTTCAGAGTTTCGAGGTTTCAAAGCTAAGAGCTTAGGAGCTAGAAGCTAAGAGCTGGTCTTATGGCGAAGAAGGAAACAGGCAAGGTCAAACTGCAGATCGCGGCGGGCAAGGCGACCCCGGCGCCGCCGGTGGGCCCCGCGCTGGGCCAGGCGCAGATCAACATCATGGAGTTCTGCAAGCAGTTCAACGCGCGCACCAGCGCCAAAGAGCTGGACGGGCTGATCATCCCGGTGGTGATCACGGTCTACAGCGACCGCAGCTTCACCTTCATCACCAAGACGCCGCCGGCGTCGGTGCTGCTGAAGCGCGCGGCCGGCATCGCCAAGGGCTCGGGCACCCCCAACAAGGACAAGGTGGGCAAGGTCACCGAGAAGCAGGTGGAGGAGATCGCCAAGCAGAAGCTGCCCGACCTGAATGCCGCCTCCCTGGAAGCCGCCATCAAGACGGTGAAGGGAACGGCGCGCTCCATGGGCATCGAGGTCGTGGCGTAGAAGTCGTCGGCCCTCGGCCTTCGGTCGTCGGCCGCAGAGAGTTTGCAAGAAGTCGAGATGACCACGGCCCCCGGAAGAGCGGACGGCGGTGGGAGACGAGGAAAGAAGAAGATGCGGAAGACGGGCAAGAACATCACGAAGGCGCGGGCGGCGGTGGAGAAGCGTCCCTACCTGCTGCAGGACGCCGTGCCCCTGCTGCAGAAGGTGAAGTACGCCAAGTTCGACGAGACGGTGGAGGTCACCATGCGCCTGGGGGTGGACCCCAAGCACGCCGACCAGATGGTGCGGGGCACGGTGGTGCTGCCCCACGGCCTGGGCAAGTCGAAGAAGGTGCTGGTGGTCACCAGCGGCGAAAAGGTGAAGGAAGCCGAGCAGGCGGGCGCCGACTTCGTGGGCGGCGAGGAGACGGTGGAGCGCATCCAGAAAGAGAACTGGACCGACTTCGATGCCCTCATCGCCACCCCCGACATGATGAAGTCGGTGGGCCGGCTGGGCAAGATCCTGGGTCCCAAGGGCCTGATGCCCAACCCCAAGACCGGCACGGTCACCTTCGACGTGGCCAAGGCGGTGCAGGAGATCAAGGCCGGCAAGGTGGAGTTCCGCACCGACAAGACGGCGCTGGTGCACGTGCCCGTGGGCAAGATGTCGTTCGCCCCGGAGAAGCTCATCGAGAACGCCAGCACCGTGATCACCAGCGTGATCAAGGCCAAGCCGGTGGCGGCCAAGGGCAAGTACATGAAGGGGGTCACCCTGTCCTCCACCATGGGCCCGGGGATCGCGATCGACGTGTCGCCGCTGGAAGCGGCGGCCAAAGCGTAGCGCCGGCGTCAGAAAAAGACCGGAAAGGGACTGAAGACCATGGCGGTCACGAAGGCCAAGAAGAAAGAACAAGTCGAGAAGCTGAGCGCCGACC
This window harbors:
- the rpmG gene encoding 50S ribosomal protein L33 — its product is MAREIVTLQCNECKDKNYSTTKNRKTTTERLEFSKFCRKCRKHTLHKEVK
- the secE gene encoding preprotein translocase subunit SecE is translated as MAKSIAAQIMDEDSIGGKIKSWPQRIKGFYTEVRTETKKVTAPSWKEVKATTLVVIITVFLFGAYFYVVDLALSFGLDKVFRYFR
- the nusG gene encoding transcription termination/antitermination protein NusG: MTMQDQEKNVDNETAEVTAPETAEETKAAPPAEPVAEAPAAAEGAAAPEPARNPNMKWYIVHTYSGFERKVKESLESRIQAFGLQEKIGRVLIPTEPVTEVRGGKKYTTERMFYPGYVLVEMDMDDHVWHVVKATPRVTGFVGTGQQPTPLSDEEVNQIVYKVAVGKERPKLKVKFEKNESVRITEGPFASFTGVVDEVNEDRETLKVMVTIFGRSTPVELEFGQVEKVA
- the rplK gene encoding 50S ribosomal protein L11 translates to MAKKETGKVKLQIAAGKATPAPPVGPALGQAQINIMEFCKQFNARTSAKELDGLIIPVVITVYSDRSFTFITKTPPASVLLKRAAGIAKGSGTPNKDKVGKVTEKQVEEIAKQKLPDLNAASLEAAIKTVKGTARSMGIEVVA
- the rplA gene encoding 50S ribosomal protein L1; this encodes MRKTGKNITKARAAVEKRPYLLQDAVPLLQKVKYAKFDETVEVTMRLGVDPKHADQMVRGTVVLPHGLGKSKKVLVVTSGEKVKEAEQAGADFVGGEETVERIQKENWTDFDALIATPDMMKSVGRLGKILGPKGLMPNPKTGTVTFDVAKAVQEIKAGKVEFRTDKTALVHVPVGKMSFAPEKLIENASTVITSVIKAKPVAAKGKYMKGVTLSSTMGPGIAIDVSPLEAAAKA